CGCCCCAGCAACTCGACGAAGAAATTGCCGCCGACAGCTGGATAGTAACCGACAAGTTTGCCCCCGAAACCCTTTTTGAAGGCGAAGAGCACAACCTGTGGAAAGACGTGATCAAGGGCCTGGGTAATCGCTATGCACATATAGCCAACTTCCCCGAAAACCCGGCTTTGAATTAGTTTGCGGCGGGCGGTTTGCAGTTGTCAGTTGGCCAGTTGGCAGAAGCAGGCAGGGCTATATGCTCATACGCCGATATCCCAATGTCATTAAGTTAAGAATCTAAAATGATTTAATGTCGAATAATGAACAGAAGACTTCGGTGTTGGACATTCAAAATTCATTATTCGATATTATTTGGACTACTGTATTACCTTTGCCTTAATGAAAGTATCCGGATTTACCTTTATCAGAAACGCGGTTAAAAACGATTATCCTATTGTTGAGGCCATCAACTCCATTTTGCCCCTTTGCGATGAGTTTATAGTAGCAGCCGGCAACTCGGATGACGGGACGCGTGAACTGATCGAGGCCATCGGATCGCCAAAAATCAAAATCATCGATACCATTTGGGACGATTCGCTGAAAGATGGCGGCCGTGTGTTTGCAGTAGAAACGGATAAGGCTTTTGCAGCCATATCGCCGGATAGCGACTGGGCATTTTATATCCAGGGCGATGAGGCGGTACACGAAAAATATCACCCCCTTATCAAAAAGGAGATGGAAGATGCGCTGAATAAGCCCAACATTGAAGGCCTGTTGTTTAAATATCTTCATTTTTACGGCTCCTATGATTACTACGGCGATTCGCGCAGGTGGTACCGCCGCGAGATCCGCCTGGTAAAAAACATCAAAGGCATACATGCTTACCGCGACGCGCAGGGTTTCCGCCTTAACGACCGGAAGATTAAAGTAAAGCTGATTGACGCGTACATTTACCACTACGGCTGGGCCAAGCCACCGCAGGGATTGAATAACAAGATCCGCAACTTCAACAAGTTTTACCACGACGATGCCTGGATGGAGCAAAACCTGCCCGAAACTTTTGAGTTTGATTACAGCAACGCCGATAAGCTGGTGCGCTTTACAGGCACCCACCCGGCCCCCATACAAAAACGCATTACCGCTACCAACTGGAATATTGATTTTAGCACAAAAGAACTGCGCAAAGCGATGACCTTTAGGCGTAAATTTTTACAGTTTGTAGAGAAATATACCGGATGGCGGATTGGAGAGTATAGGAATTATGAGATAGTTGAAAGATAGAAGGAACCTTTAAAAAGCGGCCGCCTGCGCGATTCCCCTCTTGAGAGGGGTGGAGGGGTGTGTTGTATAAGCGGACGGTTGAACGCTGGCCAACACACCCCTGCAGCCGCACAATTCCGGCGCGCCCCCTCTCGAGAGGGGAACTTTGTAAAGTTAGCCAAAAGCGAGGGATTGTGCGATTCCTTCCTTGGGGAAGGAGGAGGTAGGGGTTTCGTCAATGCTTGTTATACCCGAATAATTCGTGGCATAGCGCATAAACCCCTCCCTGCCTTTGCACACGATTCAACCGCACCCCTCCCGTGGGGAGGGAATTAAAAAAAGAACTATA
The genomic region above belongs to Mucilaginibacter sp. KACC 22773 and contains:
- a CDS encoding glycosyl transferase; the protein is MKVSGFTFIRNAVKNDYPIVEAINSILPLCDEFIVAAGNSDDGTRELIEAIGSPKIKIIDTIWDDSLKDGGRVFAVETDKAFAAISPDSDWAFYIQGDEAVHEKYHPLIKKEMEDALNKPNIEGLLFKYLHFYGSYDYYGDSRRWYRREIRLVKNIKGIHAYRDAQGFRLNDRKIKVKLIDAYIYHYGWAKPPQGLNNKIRNFNKFYHDDAWMEQNLPETFEFDYSNADKLVRFTGTHPAPIQKRITATNWNIDFSTKELRKAMTFRRKFLQFVEKYTGWRIGEYRNYEIVER